The proteins below come from a single Desulfuromonas acetoxidans DSM 684 genomic window:
- a CDS encoding peptide-binding protein, with product MSHRTIFKFTSEPLVLSRRLIIWGLLIMVLLMVGCRQQDVLLEKEGDDTTPVPGDTIITGTIADASNLLPMLSTDSASTEVSSAIYNGLIRYNKDLEFEGDLAESWQVSDDGLEIVFHLRHDVRWHDGAPFTSADVLFTYQLLIDPETPTAYSERYKQVTEALAPDPYTFIVRYKKPLASALISWGMGIHPKHLLEGQEIATSPLARAPIGTGPYRFVEWLQGEKIVLERNEDYFEGAPYIKRIVFRIIPDLTTMFLELQSGGLDKMGLTPLQYARQTKAPGFVRRFNKYRYPAFSYTYLGYNLNKPMFQDRRVRQALSYAINKQELVDGVLLGLGQPANGPYKPGSWPNNAKIKPYPYDPAKAKTLLDEAGWSDHDGDGIRDKDGTPLAFTMITNQGNDQRIKSGEIIQRRFQEIGVDAKLRVIEWASLLKEFINPGNFDVTIMAWTVPIDPDAYNVWHSSKTGPNGLNFIGFKNDRVDELLEQGRSTFDQAERKKIYDEFQEILAEEQPYTFLFVPDSLPVVARRFHGIEEAPSGIMHNFIRWYVPEALQKYQR from the coding sequence ATGAGTCATCGAACAATCTTTAAGTTCACATCTGAGCCTCTTGTACTCAGTCGCCGTCTGATCATTTGGGGCCTCCTGATCATGGTGTTGTTGATGGTCGGTTGCCGCCAGCAGGACGTTTTGCTGGAAAAAGAGGGTGATGACACCACGCCGGTGCCCGGTGACACAATTATTACCGGTACCATTGCTGACGCCAGTAACTTGCTGCCGATGTTGTCGACCGATTCGGCATCCACGGAAGTATCGTCCGCGATCTACAACGGTCTGATCCGTTACAATAAAGACCTCGAATTTGAAGGTGATTTGGCCGAATCCTGGCAGGTCTCTGACGATGGACTGGAGATTGTTTTTCACCTCAGACATGATGTGCGCTGGCACGATGGTGCGCCGTTTACCTCTGCCGATGTTCTGTTTACTTATCAGTTGTTGATCGACCCGGAAACGCCAACCGCGTATTCAGAGCGCTATAAGCAGGTGACGGAAGCCTTAGCCCCTGATCCCTACACGTTTATTGTTCGCTACAAGAAGCCTCTGGCATCCGCTCTGATCAGTTGGGGAATGGGCATCCATCCAAAGCATCTGCTTGAAGGGCAGGAGATTGCCACCAGTCCACTGGCACGGGCGCCCATCGGAACCGGACCTTACCGGTTTGTTGAATGGCTTCAGGGAGAGAAGATTGTTCTTGAGCGCAACGAGGATTACTTTGAAGGAGCGCCCTACATCAAGCGCATCGTCTTTCGTATTATCCCCGATTTAACTACCATGTTTCTTGAGTTGCAATCGGGCGGATTGGATAAGATGGGACTGACCCCCCTGCAATATGCCCGTCAGACCAAAGCGCCTGGTTTTGTGCGCCGCTTCAATAAATACCGCTATCCGGCTTTTTCCTATACCTATCTGGGCTACAATCTCAACAAACCGATGTTCCAGGATCGCCGGGTGCGCCAGGCGTTGTCTTATGCCATTAACAAACAGGAGCTGGTTGACGGTGTTCTGCTGGGATTGGGGCAGCCAGCCAACGGTCCCTATAAACCGGGCAGCTGGCCTAATAATGCCAAGATCAAACCGTATCCTTATGATCCGGCCAAAGCCAAAACCTTACTTGATGAGGCTGGCTGGAGTGACCATGACGGCGACGGTATCCGCGACAAAGACGGTACGCCGCTGGCATTTACCATGATTACCAATCAAGGCAACGATCAGCGTATTAAAAGTGGTGAAATCATCCAACGCCGCTTTCAGGAGATCGGTGTGGATGCGAAATTGCGCGTGATCGAATGGGCATCATTGCTAAAGGAATTTATCAACCCGGGGAATTTTGATGTAACGATCATGGCCTGGACCGTGCCCATTGATCCCGATGCGTACAATGTCTGGCATTCGAGTAAAACCGGACCCAACGGTTTGAACTTTATCGGTTTTAAGAATGATCGGGTTGATGAGTTGTTGGAGCAGGGACGCTCCACCTTTGATCAGGCCGAGCGTAAGAAAATTTACGATGAATTTCAGGAAATTCTTGCAGAAGAGCAGCCCTATACGTTTCTGTTCGTTCCGGATTCTTTGCCAGTTGTCGCCCGCCGTTTTCACGGCATTGAGGAAGCGCCCAGTGGCATTATGCATAACTTTATTCGCTGGTATGTGCCTGAGGCACTGCAGAAATATCAACGCTAA
- the recJ gene encoding single-stranded-DNA-specific exonuclease RecJ yields the protein MQPSQQRSWKERQSAKPVDWQQWSARLGCAPLVCQLLSQRGISTLEEAQAFLTASLSQLPDPMALRGMESAVDRLVQAVKAGEPIAVHGDYDVDGISGTALLTQCLRWFGVNVTYHIPLRMRDGYGLSEVALRRTLEQGIRLVVSVDCGISAHAEAQLAADLGIELIITDHHQPPETLPVSLSCINPWLPDCSYPDKRLSGVGVAFMVMIALRARLRETGNLPDPEPDLRYVLDLVALGTVADLVPLQGVNRALVSSGLRLMAQQPRVGLAALVKVAEVRAVTAGVVGYQLAPRLNAAGRLEDATLGVDLLLDEVSQSAMPVAEQLNQFNHQRRQIEQQVLDQAIERIERDLTDDALTIVLADERWHAGVIGIVASRLVERYHRPTVLIALEEGQGKGSARSIKGFHLYQAFEACQEPLSGFGGHEFAAGLSIDAACVSRFTEQFERYAQSHLNPVMLGAVREYDAELVLEEIDETLYDELQALAPFGMGNPEPVFVVRQVHVHRPSCVAEKHLRFSLQQDGYSVPCIAFGMAQRQDEVVGQAVDVLFQVGMNTWRGQKSLQLIVKDIMPSHVEGA from the coding sequence ATGCAACCCTCGCAACAGCGTAGCTGGAAGGAACGCCAATCTGCGAAGCCCGTTGACTGGCAACAGTGGAGTGCACGTCTTGGCTGCGCTCCTTTAGTGTGTCAGCTCTTAAGTCAACGCGGTATTTCCACTCTCGAAGAAGCACAAGCATTTTTAACCGCCTCCCTCTCCCAACTTCCCGATCCGATGGCACTGCGAGGTATGGAATCTGCCGTTGATCGTCTGGTACAGGCTGTTAAGGCGGGAGAGCCGATTGCCGTTCATGGTGATTACGATGTCGACGGCATCAGTGGAACGGCTTTGTTGACCCAATGTCTGCGCTGGTTCGGTGTCAACGTGACCTATCATATCCCGCTGCGTATGCGAGATGGTTACGGTCTGTCTGAAGTCGCTCTGCGCCGTACGCTGGAGCAGGGGATTCGCTTGGTGGTTTCTGTCGATTGCGGCATCAGTGCTCATGCCGAAGCGCAACTGGCGGCTGATCTGGGCATAGAGCTGATCATTACCGATCATCACCAACCGCCCGAAACCCTCCCTGTTTCTCTGAGCTGTATTAATCCCTGGTTGCCCGATTGTTCCTACCCGGATAAGCGTTTGTCCGGAGTTGGGGTGGCTTTTATGGTGATGATTGCGTTACGAGCGCGCCTGCGGGAAACCGGCAACTTGCCTGACCCGGAGCCTGATTTGCGCTATGTTCTCGATCTTGTGGCGTTGGGAACGGTTGCCGATCTGGTACCGTTGCAAGGTGTCAACCGGGCGCTGGTATCGAGTGGTTTACGTCTGATGGCTCAGCAGCCACGTGTCGGATTGGCCGCATTGGTTAAGGTGGCAGAGGTTCGCGCGGTAACCGCGGGAGTTGTCGGTTATCAGTTGGCGCCGCGGCTCAATGCGGCTGGCCGTCTTGAGGACGCCACTTTGGGGGTTGATTTGCTCCTCGATGAAGTGTCTCAGAGTGCCATGCCGGTTGCCGAACAACTGAATCAGTTTAATCACCAGCGCCGTCAGATTGAACAACAGGTGCTGGATCAGGCGATTGAGCGGATTGAGCGCGATCTGACGGACGATGCCCTGACCATTGTTTTGGCGGATGAACGCTGGCATGCTGGGGTGATCGGTATTGTCGCCAGTCGTCTGGTTGAACGCTATCATCGCCCCACGGTGCTGATTGCTTTGGAAGAGGGGCAGGGCAAGGGCTCAGCCCGATCGATTAAGGGGTTTCATCTCTACCAGGCGTTTGAAGCTTGTCAGGAGCCATTGTCGGGGTTCGGTGGCCACGAATTTGCCGCTGGTCTATCCATTGACGCTGCCTGTGTGTCACGTTTTACCGAGCAATTTGAACGCTACGCGCAGTCCCATCTCAATCCCGTTATGCTTGGCGCGGTGCGCGAATACGATGCCGAGCTGGTGCTTGAGGAGATCGATGAAACGCTTTATGACGAGCTGCAGGCGTTGGCGCCGTTTGGTATGGGAAATCCTGAGCCGGTGTTTGTTGTCCGCCAGGTGCATGTCCATAGGCCATCGTGTGTGGCGGAAAAACACTTGCGGTTTTCCCTGCAGCAGGATGGTTACAGTGTGCCGTGTATCGCCTTCGGCATGGCACAGCGGCAAGACGAAGTGGTTGGTCAAGCCGTGGATGTGTTGTTTCAGGTCGGCATGAACACATGGCGGGGGCAGAAAAGTCTGCAGTTGATCGTTAAAGACATCATGCCGTCACACGTTGAGGGGGCATAA
- the secF gene encoding protein translocase subunit SecF, whose protein sequence is MQLIKPDINVDFVGKRNMAFVLSIVLILIGIGSLIVKGGPNYGVDFAGGTLVQVRFEQNTTAGEIKKALIPNVLDNATVQQFGDDANEYLIRAQESDSGLQGLRSQILDALEPVYGAGTVDMRRIEMVGPQVGQELRKQGLMAILYAMIGILAYITWRFEFRFAVGAIVALVHDVLLTLGAFSLFGKEIDLPIIAAFLAIIGYSLNDTIIVYDRIRENMGKYHGSGVPLTVNRSINETLSRTILTSGTTLLVVLALFLFGGGVIHNFAFALLIGVLVGTYSSIFVASPILIAWQEKTAGKSAP, encoded by the coding sequence ATGCAGCTGATTAAACCTGATATTAATGTCGATTTTGTTGGTAAGCGAAACATGGCATTCGTGCTCTCCATTGTCCTGATCCTCATCGGAATCGGTTCGCTGATTGTCAAAGGTGGTCCGAATTACGGTGTCGATTTTGCAGGCGGAACTCTGGTACAGGTTCGTTTTGAACAAAACACCACGGCTGGTGAAATCAAAAAAGCCCTGATCCCAAATGTTCTTGATAATGCAACGGTTCAGCAATTTGGCGATGATGCTAATGAGTATTTGATCCGCGCTCAGGAAAGTGACAGTGGACTGCAAGGCCTGCGTAGTCAGATCCTTGATGCGCTCGAGCCGGTTTACGGTGCAGGAACCGTTGATATGCGTCGTATCGAAATGGTCGGCCCGCAGGTAGGGCAGGAGTTGCGTAAACAGGGGCTGATGGCGATTCTCTATGCCATGATTGGTATTTTGGCCTATATCACCTGGCGTTTTGAGTTTCGTTTTGCCGTGGGTGCCATCGTGGCACTGGTTCATGACGTGTTGTTGACTCTGGGTGCGTTCTCCCTGTTCGGCAAGGAGATTGACTTGCCGATCATTGCAGCGTTTCTGGCTATTATCGGTTATTCACTCAATGATACCATCATTGTGTATGATCGAATTCGCGAAAATATGGGCAAATACCATGGTTCCGGGGTGCCGTTGACGGTAAACCGCAGCATCAATGAGACCCTGTCGCGCACTATTCTGACGTCGGGAACCACCTTGCTGGTTGTTCTTGCTTTGTTCCTTTTCGGTGGCGGCGTTATCCATAACTTTGCGTTTGCTTTGTTGATTGGTGTCCTGGTTGGTACCTATTCCTCTATTTTTGTTGCCAGTCCAATTCTGATCGCCTGGCAAGAGAAAACTGCAGGAAAAAGCGCACCCTGA
- a CDS encoding tetratricopeptide repeat protein: protein MKGSDQVACRGNTLFSFWRFVPGRFFLIGSLLLLMMTACSLPPKPSPLSVEEQQRYQRAQAYLAYADARLHLIDGDVDAAIEALQRAVTFDDQSPYLFAVLASIHLDRGQTQQAQDYLNQALVLEPHHLASELMLADVYHAQGKTDQAIQAFRQVLDRHPDIEDVYLHISRLYLSLQAYDKAEQILLQWLKRQPQSVDGLMELANLYRLRGDYQQAITTYRQAIELTPHDRRIYLPLGRLLEQQRQFDEALTLYDEAARQTEDQAYFDHLGSTLLIEQGRYSEALQRVESIVQHDPADVEALGKLGYIYIELERWSEAESMFRQALPYHPVSSQLFYWLAFALEHQQRWEEAIQYYQLVEHPSALKKEALVRMSVTYNHMNNLDKAAESLVHLLELDQSDVRVFLQLVSLYQRSQRYDDALSVLDRGIQRHPKVDDLYYSQGVIFELRGLRDRTEQLMRETLTLNPQHVGALNHLAYIYAESGEHLDEALEMARKAAQLAPHAAVLDTLGWVYYQLGDYEQAREPLEQAVKKSPEDVLILEHLADLYRKLLLTQEAQRIYRKALELQPNLPAVVKKLQDLES, encoded by the coding sequence ATGAAAGGAAGCGACCAGGTGGCATGTCGTGGTAACACTCTTTTTTCGTTCTGGCGATTCGTGCCGGGGCGATTTTTTCTCATCGGCAGCCTGTTGTTGCTGATGATGACGGCCTGCAGCCTGCCGCCGAAGCCATCTCCGCTTTCTGTTGAGGAGCAACAGCGCTATCAGCGGGCTCAGGCGTATCTGGCTTATGCCGATGCCCGTTTGCATCTGATTGATGGCGATGTTGATGCGGCTATTGAGGCGTTGCAGCGGGCCGTGACGTTTGACGACCAATCGCCCTATCTGTTTGCCGTGCTGGCGTCTATTCATCTTGACCGAGGGCAAACTCAGCAGGCGCAGGATTACCTTAATCAGGCATTGGTTCTTGAGCCCCACCATTTGGCTTCGGAGCTGATGCTTGCTGATGTTTACCATGCTCAGGGCAAAACCGATCAGGCGATTCAAGCATTTCGTCAGGTTCTTGACCGCCATCCTGATATTGAGGATGTTTATCTCCATATCAGTCGTTTGTACCTTAGTCTGCAGGCCTATGACAAAGCGGAACAGATTCTACTTCAATGGCTCAAGCGTCAACCCCAGTCTGTTGATGGTCTGATGGAGCTGGCTAATCTCTATCGATTGCGTGGCGATTACCAGCAGGCGATTACCACTTACCGTCAGGCCATTGAACTTACCCCTCATGATCGGCGAATCTATCTGCCTCTCGGTCGTCTCCTCGAACAGCAGCGCCAGTTTGATGAAGCACTGACCCTCTACGATGAAGCGGCGCGCCAGACCGAAGATCAGGCCTATTTTGATCACCTCGGTTCAACGTTGCTGATTGAACAGGGGCGTTACTCTGAAGCTCTGCAGCGTGTTGAATCAATTGTTCAGCACGACCCCGCCGATGTCGAAGCGTTGGGGAAACTCGGCTATATCTATATCGAACTGGAGCGCTGGTCGGAAGCCGAATCGATGTTTCGTCAGGCGTTGCCGTACCATCCGGTGTCGTCGCAACTTTTTTATTGGCTGGCTTTTGCTCTGGAACACCAGCAGCGCTGGGAGGAAGCCATCCAATATTACCAGCTTGTTGAACATCCTTCGGCGCTGAAAAAAGAGGCTTTAGTGCGGATGAGTGTGACGTACAATCACATGAATAATCTGGACAAGGCTGCCGAATCACTTGTTCATCTGCTGGAGTTGGACCAGAGTGATGTCCGGGTTTTTTTACAGTTAGTCAGCCTTTATCAACGCAGTCAACGTTACGATGACGCGTTGTCCGTCCTGGATCGGGGGATACAGCGCCATCCCAAAGTCGATGATCTGTATTATAGTCAAGGTGTTATTTTTGAATTGCGTGGTTTGCGGGATCGCACCGAGCAGCTGATGCGTGAGACACTGACTCTGAATCCTCAACATGTGGGTGCCTTGAATCATCTTGCCTATATCTATGCTGAATCGGGTGAACATCTTGACGAGGCGTTGGAAATGGCCCGCAAGGCAGCGCAGTTGGCCCCGCATGCGGCTGTGCTGGATACCCTAGGCTGGGTGTATTATCAGCTGGGTGACTATGAGCAGGCGCGTGAACCGCTGGAGCAGGCGGTGAAAAAATCTCCTGAAGATGTGTTGATTCTGGAACATCTGGCAGATCTCTATCGAAAACTCCTTTTGACACAAGAGGCGCAACGGATCTATCGCAAAGCACTTGAACTGCAACCGAACCTGCCCGCTGTTGTCAAAAAGTTACAGGACTTAGAGTCATGA
- a CDS encoding ABC transporter permease, which produces MVLYLAKRLVMMVPLLLGITLISFTVIHLAPGEPTDLQTDLNPDAGVELKERLRAQYGLDQPLAVQYGQWVKRLVQLDFGTSFSQDRRPVWDKIVERLPITVLINVLSIALILAVSIPIGILSATRRNSTFDRLTTLFVFIGFATPSFWLALLLMDYLGVYLGWFPISGIKSLGHEYLTGPQQIWDVIHHLMLPILVSAFGGLAGFSRYMRSNMLEVVQQDYILTARAKGLSEKIVIGKHALRNALLPLITLLGLSVPGLIGGSVIFESIFAIPGMGKLFYDGVMMRDYPLIMGILVIGAVLTLVGNLLADVGYALADPRIRNQS; this is translated from the coding sequence ATGGTTCTTTATCTGGCAAAACGACTGGTGATGATGGTGCCCCTGTTGCTGGGGATTACCCTGATCTCCTTTACGGTGATTCATCTGGCACCCGGTGAACCCACGGACCTGCAAACCGACCTTAATCCTGATGCCGGTGTTGAATTGAAAGAACGGTTGCGCGCCCAGTATGGGCTTGATCAACCGTTGGCGGTTCAATACGGTCAGTGGGTCAAGCGGTTGGTGCAGCTTGACTTCGGCACCTCGTTTTCGCAGGATCGCCGTCCGGTGTGGGATAAAATCGTCGAACGCCTGCCTATTACCGTGCTGATCAACGTCTTGTCCATTGCTCTGATTCTGGCGGTGTCAATCCCGATAGGGATTTTATCGGCAACGCGGCGTAATTCAACTTTTGACCGGTTGACCACCTTATTTGTCTTCATCGGTTTCGCCACGCCATCGTTCTGGTTGGCATTGCTGCTCATGGATTATCTCGGTGTCTACCTTGGCTGGTTTCCTATTTCCGGCATCAAATCCCTTGGTCATGAATATTTGACCGGGCCACAGCAGATTTGGGATGTCATTCATCATTTAATGCTGCCGATTCTAGTGTCGGCCTTCGGGGGGCTGGCTGGTTTTTCCCGTTATATGCGATCCAACATGCTGGAAGTGGTTCAGCAGGATTATATTCTTACCGCAAGAGCCAAAGGGTTATCGGAAAAAATTGTTATCGGCAAGCACGCGTTGCGGAATGCCTTGTTGCCGTTGATCACCCTCCTCGGCTTGTCGGTGCCGGGGCTGATTGGTGGCAGTGTTATTTTTGAAAGTATCTTTGCCATCCCCGGTATGGGCAAGCTGTTTTACGATGGCGTGATGATGCGCGATTATCCATTGATTATGGGGATTCTGGTCATCGGCGCGGTGTTGACACTGGTGGGAAATCTTCTTGCAGATGTCGGGTATGCCCTGGCTGACCCGCGGATTCGTAATCAATCCTGA
- a CDS encoding LolA family protein, translating into MKRFVWIIVIVLLTACQPRPVTRPLSVSTAQQLDVLRQLAYRQNSLSALAEVKVTQQGKHWSTTQGLLVERPLRLRVDAINFFGQLLFQMAVSGPDLQAYVPSDNQYYSGMATLDKVQRFTGLPLSVADLVASLLYSLPPGVLESGEVVAQPQGLDFIVAPGVRYEVVFSGRLLHRVRYRIDDYIMYDILYSQWGDDGFPRRLELSVDSSLTQVVIQFEDVEINPQIKAEKFHLTIPDHAELMPLDEVEPVDESSNNL; encoded by the coding sequence ATGAAACGATTTGTCTGGATCATCGTTATTGTCCTGCTGACCGCCTGTCAGCCGCGCCCGGTAACGCGGCCGCTGTCGGTTTCAACAGCGCAACAACTGGATGTTTTACGCCAATTGGCGTACAGGCAGAACTCGTTGAGTGCTCTGGCCGAGGTCAAAGTGACGCAGCAGGGCAAACACTGGTCCACTACTCAGGGGCTTCTGGTGGAGCGCCCGTTACGTTTGCGGGTTGATGCGATCAATTTCTTTGGTCAACTGTTGTTTCAGATGGCGGTGAGTGGTCCCGACCTGCAAGCTTATGTCCCGTCCGATAACCAGTATTATTCCGGTATGGCCACCCTGGATAAAGTTCAACGTTTCACTGGCTTGCCGTTGTCTGTGGCCGATCTTGTCGCCAGCCTGCTCTACAGTTTGCCGCCGGGGGTGCTGGAGAGCGGGGAGGTGGTTGCACAGCCGCAGGGGCTCGATTTTATCGTCGCTCCCGGCGTGCGCTACGAAGTGGTGTTTTCCGGTCGCCTGTTGCACCGGGTTCGTTACCGGATTGACGATTATATCATGTATGACATCCTTTACTCCCAATGGGGCGACGATGGGTTTCCGCGCCGTCTTGAGCTGTCTGTCGACAGTTCATTGACGCAGGTGGTGATTCAATTTGAGGATGTGGAAATCAACCCCCAGATCAAGGCGGAGAAATTTCACTTGACCATTCCGGACCATGCGGAATTGATGCCGCTGGATGAGGTGGAGCCTGTTGATGAGTCATCGAACAATCTTTAA
- a CDS encoding tetratricopeptide repeat protein: MNNRMMWLVVAVAFVAGVLVGLMIADTRTPPSVAGSSSSPATSPGDDPLGELEQVAREQPQNFIAWEQLAQSLFDANQPMPAAKAYGRALELRPDDADLLTNQGIMYRRLGWYDQAVGNFSRAADVDSNHIESLYQLGLVYRDDLGDGAKAVEAWERYLKRNPEGSASEQVRQQLHQMRRGFDTRLPH, translated from the coding sequence GTGAACAACAGGATGATGTGGCTGGTCGTTGCGGTGGCTTTTGTTGCCGGAGTGTTGGTCGGTTTGATGATTGCCGACACACGGACACCTCCGTCTGTTGCCGGTTCTTCCTCTTCTCCGGCGACTTCACCCGGCGACGACCCTCTGGGCGAGTTGGAGCAGGTTGCTCGTGAACAACCGCAAAACTTTATTGCCTGGGAACAATTGGCTCAATCTCTGTTTGATGCCAACCAGCCCATGCCGGCGGCAAAAGCCTATGGTCGCGCTCTGGAGTTACGACCGGACGATGCAGATCTGTTGACCAATCAGGGGATTATGTATCGCCGTTTGGGCTGGTATGATCAGGCTGTCGGAAATTTTTCACGGGCTGCGGATGTCGATTCTAACCACATCGAAAGTCTGTATCAGTTGGGGCTTGTTTATCGTGATGATTTAGGGGATGGTGCCAAGGCCGTTGAGGCCTGGGAGCGCTACCTCAAACGCAACCCCGAAGGAAGCGCCAGTGAGCAGGTGCGCCAGCAGCTTCACCAGATGCGGCGCGGATTTGATACGCGTCTGCCACACTAG
- a CDS encoding pyridoxal phosphate-dependent aminotransferase, with the protein MAISNKIQTCITRSSWIRKMFEQGAQLRAKFGDENVYDFTIGNPSVEPPKAFHNALKELADNPQPGMHRYMSNAGYDDTRAAVAEAISSRCNQTVEAAQIVMTCGAGGALNVVLKTLLNPGEEVIILTPFFVEYKFYIDNHGGTSTMVPTLSDSFQIDLAAIEQAITKNTKAIIVNSPNNPTGVIYPAEDLKALDALLKRKEQELGNQVYVISDEPYARLAYDGMDVPCIFDCIDNSVIVTSHSKDLALPGERIGYLAANPAMAGVDSFMEGVIFSNRVLGFVNAPALIQRLITPLQHESVDIGAYEEKRDLFYAILTDLGFEVVKPQGGFYLFPKSPIEDDVAFIEMAQKYNLLLVPGMGFGLPGYFRIAYCIDKEIIERSIPAWGKLASEVGLGK; encoded by the coding sequence ATGGCAATTTCCAACAAAATCCAGACCTGTATCACACGGTCTTCGTGGATTCGAAAAATGTTCGAACAAGGTGCCCAGTTGCGCGCAAAGTTCGGCGATGAAAACGTCTATGACTTTACCATCGGCAACCCATCGGTTGAACCACCCAAAGCATTTCACAACGCCCTGAAAGAGCTGGCCGACAATCCACAACCGGGCATGCACCGCTACATGAGCAATGCCGGCTACGATGACACTCGGGCCGCTGTGGCCGAGGCGATCAGCTCACGCTGCAATCAAACCGTCGAGGCAGCACAGATTGTTATGACCTGCGGAGCCGGTGGTGCCCTGAATGTGGTCCTGAAAACCTTGCTCAACCCCGGCGAAGAAGTGATCATCCTGACGCCGTTTTTTGTTGAATACAAGTTTTACATCGACAACCATGGCGGCACCAGTACCATGGTTCCGACCTTAAGCGATTCGTTCCAGATTGATCTGGCCGCCATTGAGCAGGCCATCACTAAAAACACCAAGGCGATTATTGTTAACTCGCCCAATAATCCCACCGGTGTCATTTATCCGGCCGAGGATCTCAAAGCTCTGGATGCTCTGCTCAAACGCAAGGAGCAGGAACTGGGCAATCAGGTCTATGTCATTTCTGATGAGCCCTACGCGCGTCTGGCCTACGATGGCATGGATGTCCCCTGTATTTTTGACTGCATTGATAACTCCGTGATCGTCACCTCCCACTCCAAAGACCTGGCCCTTCCCGGTGAGCGGATTGGCTACCTGGCTGCCAACCCGGCCATGGCTGGGGTTGATTCTTTCATGGAAGGGGTGATCTTCTCCAACCGTGTTCTCGGTTTTGTCAACGCACCGGCCCTGATCCAACGCCTGATCACGCCGCTGCAGCATGAAAGTGTCGATATCGGTGCCTACGAAGAGAAGCGTGATCTGTTCTATGCCATTCTCACCGATCTCGGCTTCGAGGTGGTCAAACCCCAGGGCGGATTTTACCTGTTTCCCAAGTCACCAATTGAAGACGATGTCGCTTTTATTGAAATGGCGCAGAAATATAACCTCCTGCTGGTCCCCGGTATGGGCTTCGGCCTGCCCGGCTATTTCCGCATCGCCTACTGCATCGACAAAGAAATCATTGAGCGCAGTATCCCGGCATGGGGAAAATTGGCCTCCGAAGTGGGTCTAGGCAAGTAA